A genome region from Polypterus senegalus isolate Bchr_013 chromosome 7, ASM1683550v1, whole genome shotgun sequence includes the following:
- the cdc14b gene encoding dual specificity protein phosphatase CDC14B isoform X6 — MKRKSERRKRWESKKKRSNGKQIEEEQMTVDVCICITDRLYFSILQHKPKSNAERHYFSIDEELTYENFYADFGPLNLAMFYRYCCKLNKKLKSFTLSKKKIIHFTCGDQKKQANAAYLIASYAVVYLKKTPEEAYTLLTSEKTSFLVFRDASFGTCSYNLSILDCLHGINKAFHYGWLDFNNFDVEEYEHYERAENGDFNWIIPGKFLAFSGPHSKSKIENGYPLHAPEAYFPYFRKHNITTVIRLNKKMYDAKRFTDLGFEHHDLFFVDGSTPNDAIVRKFLNICENAEGAIAVHCKAGLGRTGTLIGCYMMKHYRMTTAETIAWIRICRPGSIIGPQQNFLQEKESSLWSDGDVFRAKMKQQQKGTSRVAVTRILSGVDDISINDNTNRTSGKLEIEWYDIEDERSSITQGDKLRALKSKRQARISAGSLTQAAIKCCSLFCAVWAYCCQKLKR, encoded by the exons ATCgtttgtatttttccattttgcaacaTAAACCTAAAAGTAACGCAGAGAGGCACTATTTCTCCATAGACGAGGAGCTCACATACGAAAA CTTTTATGCCGACTTTGGACCCCTTAATTTAGCTATGTTTTACCGTTATTGttgcaaattaaacaaaaagcttAAG tCCTTCACActctcaaaaaagaaaattattcacTTTACCTGTGGAGACCAAAAGAAGCAAGCAAATGCTGCTTATCTTATTGCTTCTTATGCT GTTGTGTACCTAAAGAAAACTCCTGAAGAAGCTTATACGCTGCTAACCTCTGAAAAGACATCCTTCCTTGTATTTAG agatGCTTCTTTTGGCACTTGCTCCTACAATCTAAGCATCCTTGACTGTCTACATGGTATTAATAAG GCTTTTCACTATGGCTGGTTAGACTTTAATAACTTCGATGTTGAAGAGTATGAGCATTACGAG AGAGCAGAAAATGGAGATTTTAACTGGATAATTCCTGGAAAATTTTTAGCTTTCAGTGGACCCCACTCTAAAAGCAAAATTGAAAATG gttATCCTTTGCATGCTCCAGAAGCTTACTTTCCTTACTTCAGGAAACACAACATAACTACAGTAATTCgattaaataagaaaatgtatgatGCTAAACGATTTACTGATCTTGGGTTTGAGCACCATGATCTTTTCTTTGTTGATGGAAGCACACCAAATGATGCCATTGTTAGGAAGTTTCTGAATATTTGTGAAAATGCTGAAGGTGCTATTGCAGTACATTGCAAAG CTGGGCTTGGGCGGACAGGAACTCTTATAGGATGTTACATGATGAAACATTATAGGATGACCACTGCTGAAACCATTGCCTGGATCAGAATATGTAGGCCAGGGTCTATCATTGGGCCTCAGCAAAACTTCTTGCAAGA GAAAGAATCAAGCCTTTGGTCAGACGGGGATGTCTTTCGTGCAAAAATGAAGCAGCAACAGAAGGGAACCAGCCGAGTTGCTGTAACTCGAATATTATCTGGAGTTGATGATATTTCAATTAATGATAATACAAACAGAACTAGTGGCAAACTGGAGATTGAATGG TATGATATTGAGGATGAAAGGAGTAGCATTACTCAAGGGGATAAACTACGTGCCTTGAAAAGCAAAAGACAAGCTAGAATTTCAGCAGGGTCATTAAC GCAAGCAGCAATAAAATGTTGCAGTCTCTTCTGTGCTGTCTGGGCTTACTGTTGTCAGAAATTGAAAAGATAA